Proteins from a single region of Chlamydia buteonis:
- a CDS encoding NAD(P)H-dependent glycerol-3-phosphate dehydrogenase: MKEKIACLGMGIWGFCLASLLANKGYRVVGWARNPELVAQLQTEHRHPQAPDIPIHPNLSFTTDMVEAVDGASMIVEAVSSAGIRPVSEQLKTIIDLNVPFVITSKGIEQHTGLLLSEIVVEIFGSKASRYLGYLSGPSIAREVLKGCPCSVVISAYDPDTLKKIHNAFLTPKFRVYPNSDLKGVALGGALKNIIAIACGISDGFQFGDNAKSGLVTRGLHEIRKFATIMDCRPDTLNGLAGLGDLCTTCFSSLSRNTRFGKLIAQGLTLKQAKAEIGMVVEGAYTALSAYQIAKHHKIDMPITTGIYRVLYENLDIKEGIAALLQRNTKEEYL, encoded by the coding sequence ATGAAAGAGAAAATTGCCTGCTTAGGTATGGGCATTTGGGGATTTTGCCTTGCTTCCTTATTAGCGAATAAGGGTTATCGTGTAGTAGGATGGGCTCGCAATCCTGAATTAGTTGCGCAACTACAAACTGAGCATCGGCATCCCCAAGCTCCTGACATTCCAATTCATCCGAATTTGTCATTCACTACAGATATGGTGGAGGCGGTAGACGGCGCTTCTATGATTGTGGAGGCGGTCTCTTCAGCAGGAATACGCCCAGTATCTGAACAGCTAAAAACAATTATCGACCTCAATGTTCCTTTTGTCATTACCTCTAAAGGTATTGAGCAGCATACCGGACTCCTCCTCAGTGAAATCGTTGTCGAGATTTTCGGTAGCAAGGCTTCCCGATATCTCGGCTATCTCAGTGGGCCTTCTATAGCAAGAGAAGTCCTTAAAGGCTGTCCTTGTTCAGTTGTGATCAGTGCATATGACCCTGACACTTTGAAAAAAATACATAATGCTTTTCTCACCCCGAAGTTTCGTGTGTATCCCAATAGTGATCTTAAAGGCGTAGCTCTCGGTGGTGCTCTAAAAAATATCATAGCTATTGCCTGTGGAATTTCTGATGGGTTCCAATTTGGAGATAATGCTAAATCGGGATTAGTAACTCGAGGTCTTCATGAAATACGCAAATTTGCCACTATCATGGACTGCCGCCCCGATACTCTCAATGGCTTAGCAGGCCTTGGAGATCTTTGTACAACCTGTTTTTCTTCACTAAGTAGAAATACCAGGTTTGGGAAGCTAATAGCTCAGGGATTAACCCTTAAACAAGCAAAAGCAGAAATCGGCATGGTTGTGGAAGGTGCTTATACAGCCCTTTCAGCGTATCAAATTGCTAAACATCATAAAATCGATATGCCGATAACTACAGGCATCTACCGCGTTTTATACGAAAATCTTGATATCAAAGAAGGTATTGCTGCACTATTACAAAGAAATACTAAGGAAGAATATCTTTAA